The following are encoded together in the Deinococcus soli (ex Cha et al. 2016) genome:
- a CDS encoding HAD family hydrolase, which yields MNLPENAPTTLPLLMAFDLDGTLIPDAGRAAAPDVVDALGRLRALGVQLAIITGRDTPPGAVRDAMRPHAVATNNGGRVLVGDDLHQEASFTDADLEAVLAHELPGARVVLFTAETLYVDLPPGVEPEPWMLARSFRPLADAPRAGILKAGYYHPDVAGLAGRLREGHPHLVLTGAQAPYPQFLTVTPQGAHKGAALSLIADALGVPHDRTVAFGDSDNDQAMLEVAAFGVQVGDLPLLTPHADARVDTQAELGAFLHAWADRMAATQTRDW from the coding sequence GTGAACCTGCCCGAGAACGCCCCGACTACGCTCCCTCTGCTGATGGCCTTCGACCTGGACGGCACGCTGATTCCCGACGCGGGCCGCGCCGCCGCGCCCGATGTGGTGGACGCCCTGGGCCGCCTGCGGGCCCTGGGCGTGCAGCTGGCGATCATCACGGGGCGGGACACGCCGCCCGGCGCGGTGCGGGACGCCATGCGGCCGCACGCGGTCGCCACGAACAACGGCGGGCGGGTCCTCGTCGGGGACGATCTGCACCAGGAGGCCAGTTTCACCGACGCGGACCTAGAGGCGGTGCTGGCGCACGAGCTGCCGGGCGCGCGTGTGGTGCTGTTCACCGCCGAGACGCTGTACGTGGACCTGCCGCCCGGCGTGGAGCCCGAACCCTGGATGCTGGCGCGGTCGTTCCGGCCGCTGGCGGACGCGCCGCGCGCGGGCATCCTGAAGGCCGGGTACTACCACCCGGACGTGGCGGGACTGGCCGGGCGCCTGCGTGAGGGGCACCCTCATCTGGTCCTGACCGGCGCGCAGGCGCCCTACCCGCAGTTCCTGACGGTCACGCCGCAGGGGGCGCACAAGGGCGCGGCGCTGAGCCTGATCGCGGACGCGCTGGGCGTCCCGCATGACCGCACGGTGGCGTTCGGGGACAGTGACAACGATCAGGCGATGCTGGAAGTCGCGGCGTTCGGCGTGCAGGTGGGGGACCTGCCGCTGCTGACCCCGCACGCGGACGCCCGGGTGGACACCCAGGCGGAGCTCGGGGCATTCCTGCACGCCTGGGCAGACCGGATGGCGGCCACCCAGACCAGGGACTGGTAA
- the purH gene encoding bifunctional phosphoribosylaminoimidazolecarboxamide formyltransferase/IMP cyclohydrolase, with product MSDKTGVVEFARQLEARGWEILSTGGTYQSIVQAGIAARQVSDVTGFPEMLDGRVKTLHPAVHGGILAVREPGHLGQLEAHGIGTIDLVCVNLYPFRETVARGAPDADVIENIDIGGPAMIRSAAKNHAGVLVLVDPADYSVALQDEVSEAERRRLAAKAYRHTSEYDAAITAYLTGASDDLPTALPGTLTLNLTRAAQVRYGENPHQPGAIYRLGDATGPVIDAQVVAGKPMSFNNYADADAAWALCQELAVQEAALPEHAAVCVAVKHANPCGVAVAADVRAAWERARDADTLSVFGGVVAVSQPVTLEAAQATRGTFLEVLIAPEVTPEAAAWFAEKKPDLRVLVAAPAQGVSVLDVRPLTGGFAVQERDARPWDDLCPEVVTKREPTEQEWLDLRFAWATVKHARSNAVVLAKDGVTVGLGAGAVSRIWAAERAVANAGEKAQGSVLASEAFFPFDDVVRLAASVGVTAILQPGGAKRDPEVIAACNELGISMVFSGSRHFKH from the coding sequence GTGAGTGACAAGACGGGCGTCGTGGAATTCGCGCGGCAGCTCGAGGCGCGCGGCTGGGAGATCCTCAGCACGGGCGGGACGTATCAGAGCATCGTGCAGGCCGGAATTGCGGCGCGGCAGGTCAGTGACGTGACGGGCTTCCCCGAGATGCTGGACGGGCGCGTGAAGACGCTGCACCCGGCGGTGCACGGCGGCATTCTCGCGGTGCGCGAGCCGGGGCACCTGGGGCAGCTGGAGGCGCACGGGATCGGCACCATCGATCTGGTGTGCGTGAACCTCTACCCGTTCCGGGAGACGGTGGCGCGCGGCGCACCCGACGCGGACGTGATCGAGAACATCGACATCGGCGGGCCCGCCATGATCCGCTCGGCGGCGAAGAACCACGCGGGCGTGCTCGTACTGGTGGACCCCGCGGACTACAGCGTGGCCCTGCAGGACGAGGTCAGTGAAGCCGAGCGACGCCGACTGGCCGCGAAGGCGTACCGGCACACCAGCGAGTACGACGCCGCCATCACCGCGTACCTGACCGGCGCCAGCGACGACCTGCCCACCGCCCTGCCTGGGACGCTGACCCTGAACCTGACGCGCGCCGCGCAGGTCCGCTACGGCGAGAACCCCCACCAGCCGGGCGCGATCTACCGCCTGGGCGACGCCACCGGGCCCGTCATCGACGCGCAGGTCGTGGCGGGCAAGCCCATGAGCTTCAACAACTACGCCGACGCGGACGCCGCCTGGGCGCTGTGCCAGGAACTCGCCGTGCAGGAGGCCGCGCTGCCCGAACACGCCGCCGTGTGCGTGGCGGTCAAGCACGCCAACCCCTGCGGCGTGGCGGTCGCAGCGGATGTAAGGGCGGCCTGGGAACGCGCCCGTGACGCGGACACCCTGAGCGTGTTCGGCGGCGTGGTCGCCGTCAGCCAGCCCGTGACGCTGGAGGCGGCGCAGGCGACGCGCGGCACCTTCTTGGAGGTGCTCATCGCGCCCGAGGTCACGCCCGAGGCCGCCGCGTGGTTCGCGGAGAAGAAACCGGACCTGCGGGTGCTGGTGGCCGCGCCCGCCCAGGGCGTGAGCGTGCTGGACGTGCGACCCCTGACCGGCGGGTTCGCCGTGCAGGAACGCGACGCGCGCCCCTGGGACGACCTGTGCCCCGAGGTCGTGACCAAACGCGAACCGACCGAGCAGGAGTGGCTGGACCTGCGCTTCGCCTGGGCGACCGTGAAGCACGCCCGCAGCAACGCCGTCGTGCTTGCCAAAGATGGCGTGACGGTGGGCCTGGGCGCGGGCGCCGTGAGCCGCATCTGGGCCGCCGAGCGCGCCGTGGCGAACGCTGGTGAGAAGGCGCAGGGGTCCGTCCTGGCGTCCGAGGCGTTCTTCCCCTTCGACGACGTGGTGCGTCTCGCGGCGAGCGTGGGCGTCACGGCGATCCTGCAACCCGGCGGCGCCAAACGCGACCCCGAGGTGATCGCCGCCTGCAACGAGCTGGGCATCAGCATGGTGTTCAGCGGCTCGCGGCACTTCAAACACTGA
- a CDS encoding LacI family DNA-binding transcriptional regulator yields MSTIQDVARLAGVSPTTAKRALKEPDKLTPDTLARVQQAIAQLHYEPDQRAGSLRGGQSTTVGLIVASILEPFFAQFARTASHVLADAGYTLIISENEYSAQRELQELRRLYGLRVAGILLRPGYGQDSQEYLARLRSRGVAVTEYDYRPPHHDEPSVMLDNPGAVRQAVTHLHALGHRRIAALGTYHPVIHPEERSRAFPEVMNALGLTVPAEYQRVTLLTEDTAYALTNDLLDLPQPPTALIALTGTQASGAYRALRERGVRLPHDISLVAFDNYPWTSLVDPPITVLEQPVEAMAEQAAALMLAQLGHGTVTQRHVVLGARLIERGSTAPPARP; encoded by the coding sequence GTGTCCACCATCCAGGACGTCGCCCGGCTGGCCGGCGTCTCCCCCACCACCGCCAAACGCGCCCTGAAAGAACCCGACAAGCTCACGCCGGACACCCTGGCGCGCGTGCAGCAGGCCATCGCGCAACTGCACTACGAACCCGACCAGCGCGCCGGAAGCCTGCGCGGCGGCCAGAGCACCACCGTCGGCCTGATCGTCGCCTCAATCCTCGAACCCTTCTTCGCGCAGTTCGCCCGCACCGCCTCACACGTCCTGGCGGACGCCGGATACACCCTGATCATCAGCGAGAACGAGTACAGCGCCCAGCGCGAACTCCAAGAACTCCGGCGCCTGTACGGCCTGCGCGTGGCGGGCATCCTACTGCGCCCCGGCTACGGCCAGGACAGCCAGGAGTACCTCGCGCGGCTGCGTTCACGCGGCGTGGCGGTCACCGAGTACGACTACCGCCCCCCGCACCACGACGAACCCAGCGTGATGCTCGACAACCCGGGCGCGGTGCGGCAGGCGGTCACGCACCTGCACGCGCTGGGCCACCGCCGCATCGCCGCGCTGGGCACCTACCACCCGGTCATCCACCCGGAGGAACGCAGCCGCGCCTTCCCGGAGGTCATGAACGCCCTGGGCCTGACCGTCCCCGCCGAGTACCAGCGCGTCACGCTGCTCACCGAGGACACCGCCTACGCCCTGACGAACGACCTGCTGGACCTGCCCCAGCCGCCCACGGCCCTGATCGCCCTGACCGGCACGCAGGCGTCCGGGGCGTACCGCGCGCTGCGCGAACGCGGCGTGCGCCTGCCGCACGACATCAGCCTCGTCGCCTTCGACAACTACCCCTGGACCAGCCTGGTCGATCCGCCCATCACGGTGCTGGAGCAGCCGGTCGAGGCGATGGCCGAACAGGCCGCCGCGCTGATGCTCGCGCAGCTCGGACATGGCACGGTCACGCAGCGCCACGTGGTGCTGGGCGCCCGGCTGATCGAACGGGGCAGCACCGCCCCGCCTGCACGCCCCTGA